The following coding sequences are from one Chroogloeocystis siderophila 5.2 s.c.1 window:
- a CDS encoding chlorophyll a/b-binding protein, producing MDSNTNIPPVAKEYNGKDRNAFLFGWNPQAEIWNGRLAMIGFLAYLLWDLAGYSVLRDVLHLMTY from the coding sequence ATGGATAGCAACACAAATATACCTCCAGTCGCTAAAGAGTATAACGGCAAAGACCGCAACGCTTTTCTGTTTGGCTGGAATCCACAAGCTGAAATCTGGAATGGACGCTTAGCAATGATTGGCTTTCTCGCCTATTTACTCTGGGATTTAGCCGGTTATAGCGTTCTGCGTGATGTATTACACTTAATGACCTACTAA
- a CDS encoding carotenoid oxygenase family protein, which yields MQLHERASTVPTHSYQRQDWQGGYESLKTEYDYWIDNIEGQIPPELQGTLFRNGPALLDINGTPIHHPFDGDGMISAIAFKDGRAHFRNRFIRTAAFIEEQKAGTILYRGVFGTQKPGGWLANAFDLRLKNIANTNVVYWGGKLLALWEAADPHRLDPVTLETLGKDSLNGVLADGEAFAAHPRIDPRCNQDGGVPCMVNFSIKPGLSSTITIFELDPAGNVIRQHAHNVPGFAFIHDFAITENYCIFFQNPIAFNPIPFVLGLRGAGECIKFLPNQPTRIVVIERNKSRQVQILETQSGFVFHHANAFEQGDEIFIDSICYESFPEVEAGSDFKQVDFDALKPGQMWRFHVNLQQQTVSRELIEPRCCEFPTMHPEKVGRACRYLYMGAAHAATGNAPLQAILKVDLESGQRQLWSAAPRGFVSEPIFVERPGGESEDDGWILALVYDATYHRSDVVILNARNLEQGAIARLHLKHHVPYGLHGSFTSEVFVPSPNI from the coding sequence ATGCAACTTCACGAACGCGCATCTACAGTTCCTACACACTCCTATCAACGCCAAGATTGGCAAGGAGGATATGAATCACTCAAAACCGAATACGATTACTGGATTGACAACATTGAGGGGCAAATTCCACCAGAGTTGCAAGGAACTTTGTTCCGCAATGGTCCAGCGTTATTAGATATTAATGGTACTCCAATTCATCATCCGTTTGATGGTGATGGCATGATTAGTGCGATCGCCTTTAAAGATGGTCGCGCGCACTTCCGCAATCGTTTTATCCGTACTGCTGCGTTTATAGAAGAACAAAAAGCTGGCACAATCCTCTATCGTGGTGTTTTTGGTACGCAAAAGCCTGGTGGTTGGCTAGCAAACGCTTTCGATCTGCGATTGAAAAATATCGCTAACACCAACGTTGTCTACTGGGGCGGTAAACTTCTCGCATTATGGGAAGCCGCTGATCCCCACCGCCTCGATCCAGTCACATTGGAAACTTTGGGTAAAGACTCACTCAACGGCGTTTTAGCAGATGGCGAAGCTTTTGCTGCACATCCGAGAATTGATCCGAGGTGTAATCAAGATGGTGGCGTACCATGCATGGTCAACTTCTCGATTAAGCCTGGTTTGTCTTCGACAATTACGATTTTTGAATTAGATCCAGCGGGTAACGTGATTCGCCAACACGCGCACAATGTACCTGGATTCGCCTTTATTCACGATTTTGCCATTACCGAAAATTACTGCATCTTCTTTCAAAACCCGATCGCATTTAATCCGATTCCTTTTGTTTTAGGTTTGCGCGGTGCGGGAGAATGTATCAAGTTTCTCCCAAATCAACCCACCCGCATTGTTGTGATTGAGCGAAATAAATCGCGCCAGGTACAAATTTTAGAAACGCAATCTGGTTTTGTCTTTCATCATGCGAATGCGTTTGAGCAAGGTGATGAAATTTTCATTGACTCAATTTGTTACGAATCGTTTCCTGAAGTCGAAGCCGGAAGCGATTTCAAACAAGTTGATTTTGATGCACTTAAACCAGGACAGATGTGGCGCTTTCATGTCAACTTGCAACAGCAAACCGTATCGCGAGAATTAATTGAACCACGCTGTTGCGAATTTCCCACGATGCACCCCGAAAAAGTTGGACGTGCTTGTCGGTATTTATATATGGGGGCGGCGCACGCAGCAACTGGAAATGCGCCTCTGCAAGCAATTCTCAAAGTTGATTTAGAATCAGGACAGCGACAATTATGGAGTGCTGCACCACGTGGTTTTGTTAGCGAACCAATTTTTGTAGAACGCCCTGGCGGTGAAAGTGAAGATGATGGCTGGATATTGGCGTTAGTTTACGATGCAACGTACCATCGTTCGGATGTGGTGATTTTAAATGCGCGTAATTTAGAGCAAGGTGCGATCGCGCGTCTCCACCTCAAGCATCATGTTCCTTATGGATTACATGGTAGCTTTACATCAGAAGTGTTTGTCCCATCACCTAATATTTGA
- a CDS encoding folate/biopterin family MFS transporter codes for MFISPSGTSLKSSLTKAVFFGIEPTPELLGILVVYFVQGILGLARLAVSFFLKDELGLSPAEVSALFGIVALPWIVKPLFGFISDGLPILGYRRRPYLILSGILGSLSWVGLATLVHSSAAATLALALGSLSVAIGDVIVDSLVVERARAESQGEVGSLQSLCWGASAFGGLITAYFSGLLLEHFSTRTIFWITASFPLIVSIVAWLISESPVSEKPDLLTVKHQLGELRKAITQKAIWLPTAFVFIWQATPTADAAFFFFTTNELGFEPEFLGRVRLVTSIASLLGVWLFHRFLKSVPFRVIFGWSTALSAVLGMSMLLLVTHTNRALGIDDHWFSIGDNLILTVMGQIAYMPVLVLAARLCPPGVEATLFALLMSISNLGGLLSYQLGALLMHWMGITQTNFQNLWILVVIANVSTLLPLPFLNWLPATEITTRTIEPDVKVDADATPTKQHGGQALLPELMSELVPQSLLQQPAEEPAE; via the coding sequence ATGTTTATTTCTCCAAGTGGTACGAGTTTGAAAAGCTCCTTGACAAAAGCAGTGTTTTTTGGTATAGAACCCACTCCAGAGTTACTCGGCATTCTAGTGGTTTACTTTGTGCAAGGGATTCTGGGGTTGGCACGGCTAGCGGTGAGCTTTTTCCTCAAAGATGAGTTGGGACTAAGTCCAGCTGAGGTATCAGCGCTGTTTGGGATTGTGGCATTGCCTTGGATCGTTAAACCTCTATTTGGGTTCATTTCCGATGGTTTGCCGATTCTCGGATACCGCCGGCGTCCTTACCTCATCTTGTCAGGAATCTTAGGGTCGCTTTCCTGGGTGGGTTTAGCAACGCTCGTCCATAGTTCCGCCGCTGCAACTTTAGCACTCGCACTTGGTTCTTTATCAGTCGCGATCGGTGATGTCATTGTTGACTCGCTTGTCGTAGAACGTGCGCGCGCCGAATCGCAAGGAGAGGTTGGCTCGTTACAATCGCTGTGTTGGGGCGCATCAGCTTTTGGTGGCTTAATCACCGCCTATTTTAGTGGATTGCTTCTCGAACACTTTTCCACGCGCACGATCTTTTGGATTACGGCTTCTTTTCCATTGATTGTCTCAATAGTTGCTTGGTTGATTAGCGAGTCTCCGGTTAGCGAGAAGCCCGACTTATTGACTGTGAAGCATCAATTGGGAGAATTACGTAAAGCGATAACGCAAAAAGCTATTTGGCTTCCTACCGCATTTGTGTTTATTTGGCAAGCAACTCCCACAGCTGACGCGGCTTTCTTTTTCTTCACGACAAACGAATTAGGATTTGAACCAGAGTTTTTAGGCAGAGTCCGCCTAGTCACCAGCATCGCTTCGCTTCTTGGCGTGTGGTTGTTTCATCGCTTTTTGAAAAGTGTCCCGTTTCGCGTCATTTTTGGATGGAGTACCGCACTCTCAGCCGTTTTAGGAATGAGTATGTTACTACTCGTAACTCATACTAACCGTGCTTTAGGAATTGACGATCATTGGTTTAGTATTGGCGATAATCTGATCCTCACAGTGATGGGGCAGATTGCGTATATGCCAGTTTTAGTATTAGCGGCACGTTTATGCCCTCCAGGGGTGGAAGCAACCTTATTTGCACTCTTAATGTCGATTTCTAATTTAGGAGGGTTGCTTTCCTATCAATTGGGAGCGTTACTCATGCATTGGATGGGGATTACGCAAACCAACTTTCAAAACCTCTGGATACTAGTTGTCATTGCGAACGTTAGTACACTACTACCATTACCGTTTCTTAATTGGCTACCGGCAACCGAAATCACAACTCGAACAATTGAACCTGATGTAAAAGTCGATGCTGATGCGACTCCTACCAAGCAACATGGTGGACAAGCATTGTTACCAGAATTGATGTCTGAGTTAGTTCCGCAGTCACTATTGCAACAGCCAGCCGAAGAACCCGCAGAGTAG
- the hisB gene encoding imidazoleglycerol-phosphate dehydratase HisB, whose translation MQLSDPPDQGDTLQQISNITVARTASIRRSTGETDVQVNLNLDGTGQCTAATGIPFLDHMLHQIASHGLIDLDVQATGDLEIDDHHTNEDVGITLGQALNKALGDRKGIVRFGNFLAPLDEALVQVALDFSGRPHLSYGLQIPTQRVGTYDTQLVREFFVAIVNHSQMTLHIRQLDGINSHHIIEATFKAFARAMRMALEVDPRRAGAIPSSKGVL comes from the coding sequence ATGCAGTTAAGCGATCCTCCAGACCAGGGCGACACCCTACAACAAATCTCAAACATTACCGTAGCGCGGACAGCTTCAATTCGCCGTAGTACAGGTGAAACTGATGTCCAAGTGAATTTAAATCTTGACGGTACAGGTCAGTGTACAGCAGCAACGGGCATTCCGTTTCTTGACCATATGCTGCATCAAATTGCGTCGCATGGTTTGATTGATTTAGACGTTCAAGCAACAGGCGATCTCGAAATTGACGACCATCACACGAATGAGGATGTTGGTATTACTCTCGGACAAGCGCTGAATAAAGCGTTAGGCGATCGCAAGGGAATTGTCCGTTTTGGCAACTTTCTCGCGCCGTTAGACGAAGCTTTGGTACAAGTTGCTTTAGACTTTTCGGGACGCCCTCACCTCAGCTACGGCTTACAAATTCCAACTCAGCGCGTAGGGACGTACGACACTCAACTTGTGCGCGAATTTTTTGTCGCGATCGTCAACCACAGTCAAATGACGCTACACATTCGCCAACTTGATGGTATCAACTCGCACCACATCATTGAAGCTACATTCAAAGCTTTTGCACGAGCGATGCGCATGGCGCTAGAAGTCGATCCCCGACGTGCAGGGGCAATTCCCAGTTCAAAAGGAGTTTTATAA
- the fabI gene encoding enoyl-ACP reductase FabI, translating to MLDLTGKNALVTGIANNRSIAWGIAQQLHKAGANIGVSYLPDEKGKMEKKVAELVEPLNPSLFVPCDVQNEAQIESTFAAIQEKWGKLDILIHCLAFANKEDLGGEFSKTSRSGFAKALEISTYSLIQLSAAAKPLMTEGGSILTLTYLGGDRVVPNYNVMGVAKAGLEMSVRYLASELGSQNIRVNAISAGPIRTLASSAVGGILDMIHHVEEVAPLRRTVTQLEVGNAAAFLCSDLASGITGQILYVDAGYEIMGM from the coding sequence ATGCTAGATTTAACGGGAAAAAATGCTTTAGTAACAGGCATTGCTAACAATCGCTCGATCGCCTGGGGAATTGCCCAACAACTGCATAAAGCAGGAGCCAATATTGGCGTTAGTTACCTTCCTGATGAGAAGGGAAAGATGGAAAAAAAAGTGGCAGAACTTGTAGAACCACTTAACCCTAGCTTATTTGTTCCCTGCGATGTTCAAAACGAGGCACAGATTGAGTCTACCTTTGCCGCGATTCAAGAAAAATGGGGCAAGCTTGATATTCTGATTCATTGTCTTGCATTTGCTAATAAAGAAGATTTAGGCGGCGAGTTTAGTAAGACATCGCGATCAGGGTTTGCGAAGGCTTTAGAAATTAGCACTTATTCGCTCATTCAGCTAAGTGCAGCCGCGAAGCCTTTAATGACAGAAGGTGGAAGTATTCTGACACTGACTTATTTAGGTGGCGATCGCGTCGTCCCCAACTACAACGTCATGGGAGTTGCCAAAGCTGGATTAGAAATGAGTGTTCGCTATTTAGCCTCAGAACTTGGTTCACAAAATATTCGCGTCAATGCGATTTCCGCAGGTCCTATCCGCACGCTTGCATCTTCTGCTGTTGGCGGTATTTTAGACATGATTCACCATGTCGAAGAAGTTGCTCCCTTACGGCGTACCGTAACTCAACTTGAAGTTGGTAATGCAGCAGCTTTTTTGTGTAGCGATCTCGCAAGCGGTATTACTGGACAAATTTTGTACGTCGATGCTGGCTACGAAATTATGGGAATGTAG
- the ntcA gene encoding global nitrogen regulator NtcA, which translates to MVVTQDRPLAAVFRQVGAGSFPPVVETFERGKTIFFPGDPAERVYFLIKGAVKLSRVYEAGEEITVALLRENSVFGVLSLLTGNRSDRFYHAVAFTPVELLSAPIEQVEQSLKDNPELSMLMLRGLSSRILQTEMMIETLAHRDMGSRLVSFLLILCRDFGVPNADGITIDLKLSHQAIAEAIGSTRVTVTRLLGDLRQENMISIHKKKITVHNPVALSQQFS; encoded by the coding sequence ATGGTCGTGACGCAAGATAGACCGCTAGCAGCTGTATTTCGTCAGGTAGGCGCTGGCTCGTTTCCACCAGTTGTGGAAACTTTTGAACGAGGTAAAACGATATTTTTTCCTGGCGATCCAGCAGAACGAGTTTATTTTCTCATCAAAGGTGCGGTGAAGCTTTCACGCGTTTACGAAGCGGGAGAGGAAATCACGGTAGCGCTGCTGCGCGAGAACAGTGTTTTTGGGGTTTTGTCACTGCTGACGGGGAACCGTTCAGATCGGTTTTATCACGCCGTGGCGTTTACACCCGTAGAGTTATTATCCGCACCGATAGAACAAGTAGAACAATCTTTAAAAGATAATCCTGAATTATCAATGTTGATGCTGCGTGGTCTATCGTCAAGGATCTTACAGACAGAAATGATGATTGAAACCCTAGCACACCGCGATATGGGTTCGCGCTTGGTTAGCTTTTTGTTAATTTTGTGCCGTGACTTTGGCGTGCCTAATGCAGATGGGATCACAATCGATCTGAAACTGTCACATCAGGCGATCGCTGAAGCAATCGGTTCGACTCGCGTCACTGTCACTCGGCTACTCGGAGACTTGCGTCAGGAAAATATGATTTCTATACACAAGAAAAAAATTACAGTACACAACCCAGTGGCGTTGAGTCAACAGTTTAGTTAG
- a CDS encoding DUF3084 domain-containing protein — protein MTTGYILIASILILGGVIATVGDRLGTRVGKARLSLFNLRPRNTAVVITILTGSIISASTLAILFAADERLRTGVFELEAIQSELRDRRQQLEATRQQLEATTQEKMQVQQELVQARAEQRAEQREAQRREAEAQQRLEAINESLQAARTQQAQTQAQLNRTQARQSQTQAQLNQTQQELTQVSAQFQQAQARLKTVSQRARELRTEIQQVQAELQQLVEQRDQLKAQITQRDREIAKLDESITQRDQVIAQRESRLKQLEVQQNYLEQEAQSLERNLQVLRRGNVALFRGQVLAGGVVRIVDPKAARQAVDQLLGEANRTALRFTQPGIEQVNAQVVNISPAQVDQLIAQIDDGRDYVVRIMSAGNYVLGERSVQVIADAAQNQVVFRPGDVLAAISANPATMSDTELRQRVELLLGASNFRAQRAGILGDTIQIGDNRIETLIGFIEQLKQYNQPVEIQAVAAEVTYTAGPLKVELLATQNGQVVFRT, from the coding sequence ATGACCACCGGATACATTTTGATTGCATCGATTTTGATTTTGGGAGGCGTAATCGCAACGGTGGGCGATCGCCTAGGTACGCGAGTTGGTAAAGCACGGTTAAGCTTATTCAACCTGCGTCCGCGTAATACAGCTGTCGTGATTACCATTTTGACGGGAAGTATCATTTCAGCTTCGACGTTAGCAATTTTATTTGCAGCAGATGAGCGATTACGCACTGGAGTATTTGAATTAGAAGCAATTCAAAGCGAACTGCGCGACAGACGCCAGCAACTAGAAGCCACACGTCAACAACTCGAAGCGACAACCCAAGAAAAAATGCAAGTCCAACAGGAACTCGTGCAAGCAAGAGCCGAACAAAGAGCCGAGCAACGAGAAGCCCAACGACGCGAAGCCGAAGCGCAGCAACGCTTAGAAGCCATCAATGAATCACTACAAGCAGCGCGGACACAACAAGCACAAACGCAAGCACAACTCAATCGCACCCAAGCCCGACAATCGCAAACACAAGCACAACTCAATCAAACACAACAAGAGTTAACTCAGGTTTCTGCGCAGTTCCAGCAAGCACAAGCCAGGTTAAAAACGGTTTCGCAACGCGCCAGAGAACTACGCACTGAAATTCAACAAGTACAAGCTGAATTGCAGCAGTTAGTCGAGCAACGCGACCAACTCAAAGCGCAAATTACGCAACGCGATCGCGAAATCGCGAAACTCGATGAAAGTATTACGCAACGCGATCAAGTAATTGCACAACGCGAAAGCCGCTTGAAACAATTAGAAGTTCAACAAAACTATCTCGAACAAGAAGCGCAAAGTCTCGAAAGAAACCTACAAGTATTGCGACGCGGAAATGTTGCATTGTTTCGCGGTCAAGTGTTAGCGGGTGGTGTTGTGCGAATCGTCGATCCCAAAGCGGCGCGTCAAGCCGTCGATCAACTGTTGGGAGAAGCAAATCGAACAGCGCTGCGATTTACGCAACCTGGTATCGAACAAGTCAACGCGCAAGTTGTCAATATCTCGCCTGCACAAGTAGACCAACTCATTGCGCAAATTGATGATGGGCGTGATTACGTTGTTCGCATTATGTCAGCGGGAAATTATGTTTTGGGCGAACGATCCGTACAAGTGATCGCCGATGCTGCGCAAAATCAAGTTGTATTTCGTCCTGGAGATGTCTTAGCCGCAATCTCTGCTAATCCTGCTACTATGTCAGACACCGAACTCAGACAGCGGGTAGAACTTCTTTTAGGAGCTTCTAATTTTCGCGCCCAAAGAGCGGGTATCCTAGGCGATACGATCCAAATTGGCGATAATCGAATTGAAACATTGATTGGTTTTATTGAACAACTCAAACAATACAATCAGCCGGTTGAAATTCAAGCGGTAGCAGCAGAGGTCACGTACACTGCTGGACCTTTGAAAGTTGAATTATTAGCAACGCAAAATGGGCAAGTTGTGTTTCGTACCTAG
- a CDS encoding pre-16S rRNA-processing nuclease YqgF has product MQPTILGFDPGRDKCGIAVMGLDRKLYYHQVVSATAAIVSITQLRQQFPVSLIVIGDQTTAKNWKQKLEKELSEPPSIVMVDERYTSLEARDRYWQMFPPQGLQQLLPRGLRQPPKPIDDIVAILLIERYLNRLAQ; this is encoded by the coding sequence ATGCAGCCAACTATTTTAGGGTTTGATCCAGGGCGCGATAAGTGTGGAATCGCAGTGATGGGACTCGACCGCAAGTTGTATTACCATCAAGTTGTTTCAGCAACAGCGGCGATCGTCTCAATTACACAACTTCGTCAACAATTTCCCGTATCGTTAATCGTCATCGGAGATCAAACAACTGCTAAAAATTGGAAACAAAAACTAGAGAAAGAACTCTCCGAACCTCCATCAATTGTCATGGTTGACGAACGATATACATCCTTAGAAGCGCGCGATCGCTACTGGCAAATGTTTCCCCCACAAGGCTTGCAACAGCTACTTCCACGCGGTTTACGTCAACCACCAAAACCTATCGATGATATTGTCGCCATTTTGTTAATCGAAAGATATCTCAATCGCCTAGCACAATGA
- a CDS encoding DUF3146 family protein: MSRKRLPETTAHVRITRQSWQFGFLEGEVRAGDFEWQFQWCFRRGELSVKPSQGRALIKEPLGRFLEQKDYQLEPGGDYAFTIRAEL; the protein is encoded by the coding sequence GTGAGTCGTAAGCGATTGCCTGAAACTACTGCCCATGTTAGGATTACACGACAATCCTGGCAGTTTGGCTTCTTAGAAGGAGAAGTACGAGCCGGTGATTTTGAATGGCAGTTTCAATGGTGCTTTCGGCGCGGTGAATTGTCTGTCAAACCTTCTCAAGGTCGTGCGCTTATTAAGGAACCGTTAGGACGCTTTCTAGAACAGAAAGATTATCAACTCGAACCAGGAGGAGATTACGCTTTTACTATTCGTGCAGAACTTTAG
- a CDS encoding GTP-binding protein produces the protein MSSVAEIQAELNYQQAKNTLHNLVTKLDLTSQERHGLEAEIQQLETMLSNLERQVLQIAAFGMVGRGKSSLLNALVGEPVFVTGPLHGVTRTASRVAWSVSEESINGDSYQKATLTGAGKSQIELIDTPGLDEVDGETRAELATQVAAQADLILFVVAGDITQVEHIALSQLREAGKPILLVFNKIDQYPQTDRLAIYHKIRDERVRELLSPDEIVMAAASPLVRTAVQRADGTRGVQLRASTPQVEELKLKILEILYREGKALVALNSMLYADRVNEQLVQRKLEIRDRSANQLIWRAVMTKATAIALNPLTVVDLMSGAIIDIALILSLSKLYDIPMTQTGAAGLLQKIAISMGGISVSELLTNLGLSSLKSLLGVSATATGGLSLGPYISVALTQAGVAGVSSYGIGQVTKTYLANGATWGPEGPKAVVQSILASLDEASIINRIKDELRSKLGVRSEG, from the coding sequence ATTTCTAGCGTTGCCGAGATTCAAGCAGAGTTAAATTATCAACAAGCAAAAAATACACTCCACAATTTAGTTACAAAGCTCGATCTTACGTCTCAAGAGCGGCATGGTTTAGAAGCTGAGATTCAGCAATTAGAAACGATGCTAAGCAACCTAGAACGCCAAGTATTACAAATTGCTGCTTTTGGTATGGTAGGGAGAGGCAAGTCATCGTTACTCAATGCTTTAGTCGGAGAACCTGTGTTTGTCACAGGACCACTACATGGCGTAACGCGTACAGCATCGCGTGTAGCTTGGAGCGTGAGCGAAGAAAGTATTAATGGCGATTCGTATCAAAAAGCGACACTTACAGGTGCTGGAAAGTCGCAGATTGAACTGATTGATACTCCAGGGTTAGATGAGGTTGATGGTGAAACTCGAGCTGAACTAGCAACGCAAGTCGCGGCGCAAGCTGATTTGATTTTATTTGTTGTGGCGGGTGACATAACGCAGGTAGAACACATAGCCTTATCACAACTGCGCGAAGCTGGCAAGCCAATTTTGCTTGTATTTAACAAAATAGACCAGTATCCACAAACTGATCGCCTAGCGATTTACCACAAAATCCGCGATGAGCGTGTCCGCGAGTTACTTTCTCCTGATGAAATTGTGATGGCGGCAGCTTCGCCATTGGTAAGGACGGCGGTGCAACGTGCTGATGGAACGCGTGGAGTTCAACTCCGAGCCAGTACGCCGCAAGTCGAGGAACTCAAGCTCAAAATTTTAGAAATTTTGTACCGCGAGGGCAAAGCTTTAGTAGCACTTAACAGTATGCTTTATGCCGATCGCGTCAACGAGCAATTAGTTCAGCGTAAACTCGAAATTCGCGATCGCAGTGCGAATCAATTAATTTGGCGTGCTGTGATGACGAAAGCAACCGCGATCGCACTTAATCCATTAACCGTTGTTGATTTGATGAGCGGTGCGATTATTGATATTGCTTTGATTCTCAGCCTGTCGAAACTCTACGATATTCCTATGACGCAAACGGGTGCGGCTGGATTGTTACAAAAAATCGCTATCAGTATGGGGGGAATCAGTGTCAGTGAGTTACTGACAAATTTAGGCTTAAGTTCGCTCAAATCATTACTGGGTGTCTCTGCAACCGCGACTGGCGGTCTTTCGCTAGGTCCTTATATCTCGGTCGCATTGACGCAAGCTGGAGTGGCTGGTGTGTCATCTTATGGTATCGGACAAGTCACCAAGACTTACCTCGCCAATGGTGCAACTTGGGGTCCTGAAGGTCCTAAAGCTGTTGTGCAAAGTATCTTGGCTTCGCTCGATGAAGCTTCAATTATTAATCGGATTAAAGATGAATTGCGCAGTAAGTTAGGAGTGAGGAGTGAGGGGTGA
- a CDS encoding mechanosensitive ion channel, with product MNETWQGIANGVKVPIIGNAILAQFQQQAPAGQPLQQTGQAVQDTVGFTTGLLAGLWSFLPNLLAALLVLIIGWIIAAIAKSITKGLLNRTNLDNRIAAGVVGRSETGELPRVENLIGNIVFWIIILFTAVAVLQTLQLQAVSQPLNNFLNLVLGFIPRIIGAAILFGVAWLIATLVKLITTRGLQALRLDERLDQRSPDEPRESNRMSLSETIGNALYWFIFLLFLIPVLDTLGLQQALLPVQNLVNEILLILPNILAAVLIAAAGWLLATVVRRIVTNLLASTGVDQMGERFGLGRTRTSTSTQSLSGIIGTIVYVLILIPVAIAALNALRINAISVPAIAMLQQILNALPAIFTAALILILGYFLGRFVADLVTNILSSLGFDNIFSVIGLSGLQRRRVPSDIRRTEEVFVIPPPGSDQETILQPERTTTENAAAAITTRTPSEVAGIITLVGIMLFATVAAVNILNIPALTALVSGLIVIFGRILAGLIVFAIGLFLANLAYSLIVSSSSNRQAQLLGQVARIAIIVFVSALALQQIGIATEIVNLAFGLLLGAVAVAVAIAFGLGGRDIAAQQVRNLLSSFQEQRNQPPR from the coding sequence ATGAATGAAACTTGGCAAGGTATAGCAAACGGAGTAAAAGTGCCAATAATCGGTAATGCAATACTGGCACAATTTCAACAACAAGCTCCAGCAGGACAACCACTACAGCAAACAGGACAAGCTGTACAAGATACGGTGGGCTTCACGACGGGCTTACTAGCAGGTTTGTGGTCGTTTCTGCCAAATTTATTAGCAGCGCTGCTGGTATTAATTATTGGTTGGATTATTGCTGCGATCGCCAAATCAATCACCAAAGGACTCCTAAACCGTACTAATTTAGATAACCGCATCGCCGCCGGAGTCGTTGGGCGTAGTGAAACAGGCGAACTCCCACGCGTCGAAAACTTAATCGGCAACATTGTCTTCTGGATTATTATCTTATTTACGGCAGTCGCAGTTTTACAAACTCTCCAGTTACAAGCCGTATCGCAGCCACTGAACAACTTCCTTAATCTCGTTCTTGGCTTTATTCCTCGGATAATCGGCGCAGCCATCTTGTTTGGCGTGGCGTGGTTAATTGCGACGCTCGTAAAACTGATTACAACACGGGGATTGCAAGCATTACGACTCGATGAACGTTTAGATCAGCGATCGCCCGACGAACCGCGCGAATCGAACCGAATGTCGTTGAGCGAAACCATTGGCAACGCGCTGTACTGGTTCATCTTTTTACTGTTTCTCATTCCGGTTCTCGACACTTTAGGGCTGCAACAGGCGCTGCTACCAGTACAGAACCTTGTTAATGAAATTCTGTTGATTCTGCCAAATATCTTAGCAGCAGTTTTGATCGCGGCTGCGGGTTGGTTACTCGCAACAGTTGTCCGGCGAATTGTTACCAATTTGCTCGCGTCAACCGGAGTCGATCAAATGGGCGAACGGTTCGGGTTGGGAAGAACTCGCACCAGTACATCGACACAGTCCTTGTCAGGAATTATCGGCACAATTGTTTACGTGCTGATTTTAATTCCGGTAGCAATTGCGGCGTTAAATGCGCTGCGGATTAATGCGATTTCTGTTCCGGCGATCGCGATGCTTCAGCAAATCCTCAACGCGCTACCCGCAATCTTTACTGCGGCACTAATTCTGATTTTAGGTTATTTCCTAGGGCGCTTTGTAGCAGATCTTGTTACAAACATTCTCTCTAGCTTGGGCTTTGATAACATCTTCTCTGTGATTGGCTTGTCAGGCTTGCAACGCCGCCGCGTGCCTTCGGATATTAGAAGAACCGAAGAAGTTTTTGTGATTCCACCTCCTGGTAGCGACCAAGAAACTATTTTGCAACCTGAGCGCACAACAACTGAGAACGCCGCCGCCGCGATCACAACGCGCACGCCATCAGAAGTTGCCGGAATTATTACCTTAGTGGGAATTATGCTGTTTGCAACAGTAGCAGCAGTTAATATCTTAAATATTCCCGCACTCACCGCACTCGTAAGCGGTTTGATTGTGATCTTCGGGCGCATTTTGGCTGGCTTGATCGTGTTTGCGATCGGTTTATTTCTTGCCAACCTGGCATATAGCTTAATTGTCAGTTCCTCTAGCAATCGTCAGGCACAACTTTTAGGTCAAGTAGCACGAATTGCAATCATTGTCTTTGTTTCGGCTCTAGCACTGCAACAAATTGGCATTGCAACCGAGATTGTTAACTTAGCCTTTGGATTGCTTCTCGGTGCGGTTGCAGTCGCAGTAGCGATCGCCTTTGGCTTAGGTGGACGCGATATCGCCGCGCAACAAGTGCGTAACCTCTTGAGTTCATTCCAAGAACAACGCAATCAACCACCACGTTAG